A genomic window from Peromyscus maniculatus bairdii isolate BWxNUB_F1_BW_parent chromosome 1, HU_Pman_BW_mat_3.1, whole genome shotgun sequence includes:
- the Svip gene encoding small VCP/p97-interacting protein isoform X2, with amino-acid sequence MGLCFPCPAESAPPSPSPEEKRAKLAEAAERRQKEAASRGILDIQSVEAKRKKKEQLEKQMDTPGPPAGGLRWTVS; translated from the exons ATGGGGCTGTGCTTCCCATGCCCCGCGGAGTCCGCACCGCCATCCCCGAGCCCG gaagagaaaagagcaaagctggcagaggcagcagaaagaagacagaaagag GCAGCATCTCGAGGGATTTTGGATATTCAGTCGGTGGaggcaaagaggaagaagaaagaacagcTAGAGAAGCAGATGGACACGCCGGGGCCGCCAGCAGGTGGACTTAGG TGGACGGTGTCATGA
- the Svip gene encoding small VCP/p97-interacting protein isoform X1, whose translation MANALGAGLDADGWSFAIAGFQGAERSPCFLLLLGPIGWELIQRRGLMLEWMNGDCRRVRCSRFALEAELAEEKRAKLAEAAERRQKEAASRGILDIQSVEAKRKKKEQLEKQMDTPGPPAGGLRWTVS comes from the exons ATGGCGAATGCACTGGGGGCGGGGCTTGACGCAGATGGGTGGAGCTTTGCCATAGCTGGGTTTCAGGGCGCAGAGAGAAGTCCGTGTTTTCTGCTGCTGTTAGGCCCTATTGGGTGGGAATTAATACAGAGGCGGGGCTTGATGCTGGAGTGGATGAATGGGGATTGCCGCCGGGTCAGGTGTAGCAGGTTCGCACTGGAGGCGGAGCTTGCG gaagagaaaagagcaaagctggcagaggcagcagaaagaagacagaaagag GCAGCATCTCGAGGGATTTTGGATATTCAGTCGGTGGaggcaaagaggaagaagaaagaacagcTAGAGAAGCAGATGGACACGCCGGGGCCGCCAGCAGGTGGACTTAGG TGGACGGTGTCATGA